AGTCATATATTTTGATATAGTTTAATCATGGTTGCAATAAATTGGTAAGGGTTTTAAAGTAACAAATATCTTAATGTTGTTAATAAATTagacttttttatattattatttttccacGTAAATATGATTTTTCGTTGCCatttacttataaaaaaaacaattagcATTTAAAAAAAGAGAGTTTAAATTAGAAAATGGGGGGTATTATTCATTTATCACTTATTCCTTAAATtggaaaaagtaaaataaaataaataagattccACTCCAGCCACATACTTGTCTTTACCgttaacaaaaaaacaaaaaaaacaagtgTGGGCCGAACGGCGTCTCCAACATCACCGGTGTTTCAAGCAAAGCGGAGAAGGAGTAGTCTGCGACGATGAAACACAACCCGATAAAATAACCGAGAGATCATTTTCTAACCTGAAATCCGCATCCGACCCGAATTGATATTTCTCAAAAAACACTTTGTATATTGGTTCTAACTTATCGGTTATGGATGCTTTTATTTCGGCATGAAGATTCGGGTCGGGTACAACCCACGAGAACTGTGCCCTGCACGCTTCACGGACTGCGATCTTGAAATTCTCGAAAATCACCCTCGCTTGCTCCGCCGTCAGATTTTCAGGGAGTGTCGTGAAAACCTTACCCCAGGCAACGCTCTCGTACTTGGAAACGTACTCTTTCACCTTCGGTTCGTGTTTCGATAACCAATGCTCGCCGAGGATGCACTTGAGGTTCGAGGTTCGCACTTTTACGACGACGTATTGCATGTTGTTTGCGAGAAACAGGTAAGAGAGCGCAACCTCCTTGTACAGTTCTGCTTTGGCGTCGAGTTTGCAGAGGAGCACCAATATCAGCCATGCGATCCGTTCAGCTAACTCCGACGAGCGATTCTTTCCCTCGCCATGGGAACTGCGGTAGTAAGACTCCGGCAATGGATTCTGCGGCCAGTCGGCGACTATCTCGGGGAGCGCGTCATTGTAATCGCCGAGGAACGCGATGTAGTTCATGACGTAGCGCGTGAGCGGGTGGATTCCACCTCCAGGCACGGGAATCTTCGAGGATTCCTTCTGAATCGCGCATTCAAAGTTGATTAACATAGTCCGAATGGCCTCGCCGAGCCTCGCCTGAGAAGCGCACACCTGCAATCTGATGGAGAAGGTTGATTCCGACGAGAAGATGGATTCGATTTGTGGCCGGTTTCTAGAGATCGCGTTGTATAAGTCCAGCGTCCTGAACATTTTCTCTGGCGTTTTCTTTCCCTTCACCACGTTCTCCGGAAACCCGAACAGCGTCACCGCGCCATCTCTGCAAATCGCGGCAAAACACGACTCCGCGATCTTCCTCTCCGACGAACCGAAGATGTAGTCGCAGAGCAATCTCTCGCCGTGAAACAGAGTTCGGACGGCAACCCTGACGGAGTTCACCCAGCACTTAATCTTCGACTCCAGAACCTCCCAGTCCATCTTCTGAACCTGAGAGAAACTCAGCTTCTCCACTCCTAAACGATACAGCGCCTCATCGACGATCGATTTTCTCATCATGACGTAAATCTTGATGCACTCTTTGCTGTATCCCGCGGAAACCATACACTCCACAATGGATTTCAAATCCGCCATCACGACAGTGGATACCGTGCCGCCGGAGAAACGGAACTCCTCCTCGGATAAACTATCATCGTCTTCGGAGACACTGCTGCTCTGCCGATCGGTAGAAGTGACGGATTCAGGATCGAGATTGTCCCTGTTTTCGCTTAAAATCCGGTAGAATTCGGTCTGGAGTCTCTTCATGGCAAGTTTCATTAGGAATTGGGATTGAACGATGCTATCGGAGGAGGAATCGAGTGCGACGAGGTTCTGCATAGTGGACTGCAGACTCGTAACGGCCTTCAGGTACTGTTTGGCATCGTGACGCGTGTTGGTGAAAAGAGGAACCATTGCAGGAGACAGAGAGAGAGAAGGAGTTTTGTGACAAGGGGTAATAAGGTCCCATTTGGAAATGATAGAGCGAGCAGTTTCAATGTTTTCGTCCATTAACGAGTTGGAGAAGGTCTTTGCGGAAGATGGCGATGGTGATGTTTTGAAGAACAACCTTTTGAGTCCCACTTTCGGCATTTCAGTTGAGAAACGGGAAAGCCAAACGCCACTGGAACGAATAAACCAGTTTGCTTTTTTGATTCGTTTTTGGCGTTTGGCTTCGTGTTTTGGTGGTCTTGAGTTGAGCTTGGCGCGTATTTATAGATGTGAATGAACACGAGGGAAGTAAAGGCATGAGGATAGCGATATGCAAACCAAACGCGGTAGAACTGTCGAAACAGAAACGTgaatattgtttttctttttttcttcttaccTAATGTAATGACCTGGGAGGAAGGGCATCTCCTGGTTCACAATTCCCATTTTTgctttctaattaatttctaaagCGTCCCAACATCGGATATTTATCCACATTTCATCATAATATCAATTAAACAAATATATAGTTAATAAAATACCTCATAttcataaaattaaacaaattaagaAGGTTGTgtagttatattattaatgaCTCAATAAATGTATCTATTT
The genomic region above belongs to Phaseolus vulgaris cultivar G19833 unplaced genomic scaffold, P. vulgaris v2.0 scaffold_30, whole genome shotgun sequence and contains:
- the LOC137817340 gene encoding exocyst complex component EXO70H1-like, coding for MPKVGLKRLFFKTSPSPSSAKTFSNSLMDENIETARSIISKWDLITPCHKTPSLSLSPAMVPLFTNTRHDAKQYLKAVTSLQSTMQNLVALDSSSDSIVQSQFLMKLAMKRLQTEFYRILSENRDNLDPESVTSTDRQSSSVSEDDDSLSEEEFRFSGGTVSTVVMADLKSIVECMVSAGYSKECIKIYVMMRKSIVDEALYRLGVEKLSFSQVQKMDWEVLESKIKCWVNSVRVAVRTLFHGERLLCDYIFGSSERKIAESCFAAICRDGAVTLFGFPENVVKGKKTPEKMFRTLDLYNAISRNRPQIESIFSSESTFSIRLQVCASQARLGEAIRTMLINFECAIQKESSKIPVPGGGIHPLTRYVMNYIAFLGDYNDALPEIVADWPQNPLPESYYRSSHGEGKNRSSELAERIAWLILVLLCKLDAKAELYKEVALSYLFLANNMQYVVVKVRTSNLKCILGEHWLSKHEPKVKEYVSKYESVAWGKVFTTLPENLTAEQARVIFENFKIAVREACRAQFSWVVPDPNLHAEIKASITDKLEPIYKVFFEKYQFGSDADFRLENDLSVILSGCVSSSQTTPSPLCLKHR